The following DNA comes from Corynebacterium atrinae.
AGTTCCTGACCCCGACTCGGGCGAATCAGATCCTGCCGACAGTGGGCAAGATCAAAAGCCGCCTTAATGCGATCATCACCATGCTTGATGAGAGTATTTCTGCTGAGGACCCCGCCCCTGCACCTGCTGATAGCGTCTCGATATCCTTCGTTGACGGCAGAGGCCTCCTGCACGCCGATCTTGATGGGGTCACAGCCCAAGAAATCGACCTCAGAGTGCGCAAGTATGCGATTACTCACGGCGTCAGCCAAGCAGACGCACTCGTAGCGCTCATCAAAGGGGAGGGGTCAACGAATGTCACCCTCAACCTGTACAAGGCATCGGATATCCCGAATGCACCTGGATGGGTCTCTGGGGTGGGGTATCTCACGCGTAAGCAGACTGAGGATCTTCTTAACCGGGTTGATGTCGAGATCGACTTGGATGAGATTGCCCAGAAGGTCTCGTATGCGTATGCCACCCCAGCAGATATTCGTTCCCTGGTCATCGGGTTGGATGGGGTCAAGTCCGCGGGAGTGGTGTTTCTGCCTTTCGATAAAACAGGCAGGATGACGGTGCAAGGGCCGTCCCGAGCCCGGTAGTGGTGTCGACTCATGCGACCTCCTGAGTGGATTCGCCGGCATCGATGACGGTGGCGCTCATCATGGCCTTCGTCTGCTCCAGTGCCGTGAGCGACATGTAGCGCTTCTGCTGTATCCAATCGTCATGCTGCTCGGCCAGGACCGCGCCCACCAGACGCACCACGGCGTCCCGGTTGGGGAAGATCCCGACGACGTCGGTACGCCGGCGGATCTCCCGGTTCAGCCGCTCGGTGGGGTTATTCGACCAGACTTTTTTCCACACGCTCTTCGGGGCGTGGGTGAAGGCCAACAGCTCGTCTAGGGACTCCTCCAGGTAGTCGGCTACGTGCGGGAACTTCTGCTCGCAGAAGGTCACGACTTCGCGGGCCTGGGCCCACACCGATGCTGCATCCGGTTGCTGGAAGATCGTGTGGAACATCGCCGATAATGTCGGCCACTGCGTCTTCGACACCAGCCCGGACAGGTTCTTCGCAAAATGAGTGCGGCACCGCTGCCACGACGCATTCGGCAGGACCTCGCCGATCGCGTGCTGGATACCCACGTGCGCATCACTGGTGACCAGGTACACCTCATCTAGGCCCCGGGCCTTGAGATCGCGGAAGAAGCCGGTCCATGAGGCGACTGACTCGGATGTGGCGACCTGCATGCCCAGCAATTCCCGGTAGCCTTCGGCGTTGACGCCGGTGGCCAGCAGCACGGAGGTCTTGACCACCCGTCCGCCTTCGCGGACTTTCATGGTTAGGGCGTCACACGAGACGTAGAGATACGGGCTGGTATCCAGCGGCCGGGTGCGGAAATCCTCCACCATGGAGTCAAGATCCTTGGCCATCTCGGATACCTGCGACTTCGACAGGTTGGATATCCCGAGGGTGGCGACCAGGTCGTTCATCCTGCGGGTGGACACGCCCTTCAGGTAGCAAGTGGCGATGACGGTGGTCAGGGCCCGTTCGGCTCGGGTGCGTCGTTCTAGCAGCCAGTCCGGAAAGAATGAGCCGGTGCGCAGCTTCGGCACGGCGACATCCACGGTGCCGACGCGGGTGTCGAGGTCGCGGTGGCGGTAGCCATTGCGGACGTTGACGCGAGCATCACTGGTGGTGGCGTAATCGGCGCCGCAGACCTGGTCGGCCTGGGTCGACAGAATCTGGTTGATGAAGCTTTGGAGCATCTCGCGCATCAGGTCCGGCGAGGCCTGGGAGAGTAGATCGTCGAGGTAGGTGGTCGGGTCGATAGAATGGGGGCCAGCGGCCATCGTGGGTTCCCTTTCGAGGAGAGGTAAGAGTTGATTCGAAAGGTACTGCGGTGGTCGCCCACATTTTCTCTGGGGGTCGTCACCGGCAGTTACAGATACACCACGCTAGAGGACGTAACCGTTGGATGGGACGTGTGCGGTCGGTGGGTGTGATACTCCTGCTCATCGGGCTCAGATGGATCATCGGGTTAATCATGCTGATGGTGGGCCCACGACAGCAGCTAATTTGGCTGCGTTGTGTGTGAAGCATCATGCGATGAAAACCGACCGGCGGGTCACCTACGTCATGGACCCGGTGACGAGGCGAAAGTACTTCCTCTTCGATGATGGGTCCTGGGCGGAGTCCGAAGGCGACGGCCCACTAGCTCCGAGTGAACGGCGCTGGATGCAAACGGTGTCCCAACGCATCACGAAGCGAAGAGCGAGGATTAGGTCGGAGTCCCAAACCCAAAAGACAGAACAGATTGAGCGGGAAGGTCCTCCGCCGCCTCCACCACCGGAGGAACCACCACCGTTCTAGACATTAATGGCGGCGGAGAGTTGGCACGCTTGCATGCAAGTGGGGAAGTGCTGCTGCAATGCGGCTCACTAGCCAGAACCTCTCATATCTCTGATTCGTTCGGAGGTTTACCTATCGCTGCCTTCGAATTAAGGAAGTGTCGCGGGGCAACTTATCCCCGTCAAGCTTGATTTGTAAACCCTGTCTGAGATCCGCAACAAGGAGTGGCAGGGTGAAATCGCGTGCCCAATTTGTGCCCAATCCGTGCCCAATGGCACACCGGGCGGTTGATGATGCGGTGGCACGCCCTAGGATCAAAATGCGCCCTGAGCAGCAAACACGCCCGAAAAATAAAACAGGCCAGAGCCTGTTTATATGCCTTGACCTGCTGTTGTCGGACTGACAGGATTTGAACCTGCGACCCCTACACCCCCAGTGTAGTGCGCTACCAAACTGCGCCACAGTCCGCCGTTGCAGCATTTTGCAACTCGTTTAGGTTACAACAGTGTCATCTGAAATGACGAATCTGCTGTTCATCGAACATTTTTAAGGCACGGCGCCCGTGGAGTAGTACCACTGGCCATTGATGCGGCGGAAGGTGGAGCGCTCCCGCTGGCTTCCGGCGGGGTCGCCTTTGTAGAAGGCTTCGAACTCGACGATGCCTTGAGGGTCAAGGGGTCCGCCCTCGACGACGTCGAGGATGTCGAGACGGTAGAAGGTGACGGGGAGGTCGACGAGGGTCAGTTCGAAGGGGCGGGTGTCGGGGTCCCAGGTGCGGAGGAGATAGTCGGCATCTCGGGTTACAAACGCGGTGAAGCGGGAGCGCATGAGCGTTTCGGCGGTGGGGGCGAGGGCCCCGGCGTGGTACTTATGGCAGCATTCGCCGTATGTCAGGCCCGATCCGCAGGGACATCGTCGGTCTAAGGGAAAGGTCATGCCGACACGTCCATGATATTGGCTCCGGACAGCATTCCTTGGATGTTGGTGGAGGCGGCGGCGTCGAGAAGCTGGCGGTGTTGAGCTGTGGTGAGGCTGCCGATGAGTTCGACCTTGCGCTCGAAGGTGTTGTCGAAGACGTGGATGATGGTGACGCGGACGTCGTGAAGCTTCATGCCACGCGCGGCGGCGCGGACGGCTTCGGAGGTGGCTGCGGCGAGAGCTGACATGAGTAGTTCCAGGGCGCTGACGCCGGCGCCTTTGCCACCGTCGCCCTTGGGGCGGTCGGTGACGATCGCTTCGCGGGAGGTCCGCACTACTGATCCCAGGCGGGTGCCGGCGGCGATGGTCGCCACGGCTTGGCCGTCGGAGACGGGGGAGGGGACCTGCGTTGGTGTGAGGTAAGGGCGGGCCCATTCGGCGATCAACCGGCCGGCCCGTTGCGCGGTGGTTCCGCGGGTAAAGAGGTGGTCGGCTTTGTCGATGCTGACCAGTGATTTCGGGTAGCGGGTGAGGCGGAAGATGTTCTGGGCGTTTTCGACTCCGACGGTGTGGTCGACGGGGGAATGCAGCAGCATGAGCGGTTTGCGCAGAGTAGGCAGGTAGGACTGGGGGTCGGTGTCGGCGAGGTCCTCGAGGAACTCGCGGGAGATGACGATGTCGCGACCGCCGAGGACAACGGTGACGGAACCGTCCTCGTCGGCGTCTTTGACCCGTTCAGCGAAGTGGAGGACGGCGTGCGCAGGGTCGAAGGGGGCGCCCATCGTGGCCACCGCTTTGATGGAAGCCATCACCGGCTTGGTAGCTGCTTGCAGGACGGCGGCTCCGCCGAGGGAATGGCCGACGAGCAGCTGGGGCGCCTCGTAGTTGTCCGTCAGCCACTCGGAGGCGGCAATGATGTCGGCGACGTTTTGGCTAAAGCTGGTGTCGGCGAAGTTGCCTTCGGATTGTCCGAGGCCGGGGAAATCGAAACGCAGGGCGGCGATGCCGTGCTCGGCGAGGGTTTTGCACACTCGGGAGGCAGCGGGTGCGAAGCGTGAACAGGTAAAACAATGGGCGAACACCGCATAGGCGACGGGGGTGGAGTCTGGGAAGTCAATCGTGCCGGCCATCGTAGTGCCTGTGCTGGAGGGCAATTTCACGCTCAGAGAATGCATGGGCTCATGGTAGTTGAGTCGCCTTAAACTACTGTGGAGACGACGATTTAAGCAGCAATTCATAAGGAGTGGGTCCTTGGCTTTCAACTGGTTCTGGAAAGCAATGGGGGCGCAGCAGTCACGCAATCAGAAGCGGAGCCTCGCGATTGTTGAGGATTCTGCCGCTCGTGCTGCCGAGTTGTCGCACCTTGATGACTCTGCTTTGGCCCAGCGCGCGCACGACCTCACTGCCGGCGGCACTCTCACAGATCCCGCGGAATTTTTGGCGGTGCTGGGGGTCGCGTCGGAACGCACGCTCGGGCTGCGGCCGTTCCCGGTCCAGTCGCAGGCGGTCTTG
Coding sequences within:
- a CDS encoding IS256 family transposase, with protein sequence MAAGPHSIDPTTYLDDLLSQASPDLMREMLQSFINQILSTQADQVCGADYATTSDARVNVRNGYRHRDLDTRVGTVDVAVPKLRTGSFFPDWLLERRTRAERALTTVIATCYLKGVSTRRMNDLVATLGISNLSKSQVSEMAKDLDSMVEDFRTRPLDTSPYLYVSCDALTMKVREGGRVVKTSVLLATGVNAEGYRELLGMQVATSESVASWTGFFRDLKARGLDEVYLVTSDAHVGIQHAIGEVLPNASWQRCRTHFAKNLSGLVSKTQWPTLSAMFHTIFQQPDAASVWAQAREVVTFCEQKFPHVADYLEESLDELLAFTHAPKSVWKKVWSNNPTERLNREIRRRTDVVGIFPNRDAVVRLVGAVLAEQHDDWIQQKRYMSLTALEQTKAMMSATVIDAGESTQEVA
- a CDS encoding HNH endonuclease signature motif containing protein; translation: MDGTCAVGGCDTPAHRAQMDHRVNHADGGPTTAANLAALCVKHHAMKTDRRVTYVMDPVTRRKYFLFDDGSWAESEGDGPLAPSERRWMQTVSQRITKRRARIRSESQTQKTEQIEREGPPPPPPPEEPPPF
- a CDS encoding YchJ family protein, with translation MTFPLDRRCPCGSGLTYGECCHKYHAGALAPTAETLMRSRFTAFVTRDADYLLRTWDPDTRPFELTLVDLPVTFYRLDILDVVEGGPLDPQGIVEFEAFYKGDPAGSQRERSTFRRINGQWYYSTGAVP
- a CDS encoding bifunctional alpha/beta hydrolase/OsmC family protein is translated as MHSLSVKLPSSTGTTMAGTIDFPDSTPVAYAVFAHCFTCSRFAPAASRVCKTLAEHGIAALRFDFPGLGQSEGNFADTSFSQNVADIIAASEWLTDNYEAPQLLVGHSLGGAAVLQAATKPVMASIKAVATMGAPFDPAHAVLHFAERVKDADEDGSVTVVLGGRDIVISREFLEDLADTDPQSYLPTLRKPLMLLHSPVDHTVGVENAQNIFRLTRYPKSLVSIDKADHLFTRGTTAQRAGRLIAEWARPYLTPTQVPSPVSDGQAVATIAAGTRLGSVVRTSREAIVTDRPKGDGGKGAGVSALELLMSALAAATSEAVRAAARGMKLHDVRVTIIHVFDNTFERKVELIGSLTTAQHRQLLDAAASTNIQGMLSGANIMDVSA